Proteins encoded in a region of the Isosphaeraceae bacterium EP7 genome:
- a CDS encoding DUF1549 and DUF1553 domain-containing protein, with product MSCLGDRAAEMRALYQGKSGPMRRNCLRTVCLKLAFVAALALHVTPGFAGETARRLSFVDDVMPILTKASCNAGGCHAKAGNGQNGFRLSLLGFEPLEDYEHIVKEGHGRRVFPAAPDQSLLLLKAANVVPHGGGKRLDPSSESYQQLARWISEGMAYGEKSDPSLKSIEVQPKRNVMAIHGKQQLKVLAHYSDGHARDVTRMALYEPNDKGMAESDEDGLVKILDVPGNVAVMVRYQGMVSVYIASIPLGVAVTQMPAEKNFVDALVFSNLKQVGVPPSPVSEDATFLRRVSLDIAGRLPTVEETTAFLSSTESDKRDRLIESLLSSPDYADYFANKWTALLRNKRDDTSDITANFAFHSWVRDGLLANKPYDQMVRELLAATGTIADNPAVAWYKRVLEPQQQLEDVAQLFLGVRMQCAQCHHHPFERWSQNDYYSLGAFFSRVGRKPTSTRGEDVIFHKRGMAQLENKKTKIPVKPAVLGGQALAIGQDEDPRLKLADWMSDKSNPFFAKSLVNRYWKHFFKRGLVEPEDDIRETNPATNPELLDALANHFVASGYDLKAVVRVITQSQTYQLSAMPNASNGIDRQNFSHYYPKRLQAEVLLDALDRLTGSVTDFADLPPGTRAISLPDNSYNRSSPFLQVFGRPEGASVCECERVQSPSLAQSLHLMNAADVKSKLNTPGGRADLLSKSNKPESEKVRELYLAAYSREPRAEEIKVAEAYLAKVRVDSQGNPIEPERAKRDAYEDLLWAIINTKEYLYNH from the coding sequence ATGTCGTGTCTGGGGGATAGGGCGGCGGAAATGCGTGCTCTCTACCAGGGAAAGAGCGGGCCAATGAGACGGAATTGCCTAAGAACCGTTTGCCTGAAGCTCGCCTTCGTCGCCGCCCTGGCGTTGCATGTAACCCCCGGATTCGCGGGCGAGACAGCCCGAAGGCTCAGCTTCGTTGATGATGTGATGCCCATACTGACCAAGGCCTCGTGCAATGCGGGGGGCTGCCACGCAAAGGCGGGAAACGGGCAGAATGGGTTTCGACTGTCGTTGCTCGGCTTTGAACCCCTGGAGGACTACGAGCATATTGTGAAGGAGGGGCACGGCCGGAGGGTGTTTCCGGCGGCTCCGGATCAGAGCTTGCTGCTCTTGAAGGCCGCGAACGTCGTCCCTCACGGCGGCGGCAAGAGACTCGATCCAAGTTCGGAGTCCTACCAACAGTTGGCCCGCTGGATCAGCGAAGGCATGGCCTACGGCGAAAAGAGCGACCCATCACTCAAGTCGATCGAGGTGCAGCCGAAGCGGAACGTGATGGCGATTCACGGGAAACAGCAGCTCAAGGTGCTAGCCCACTATTCGGACGGCCATGCTCGGGATGTCACCCGAATGGCGCTCTACGAGCCCAATGACAAGGGGATGGCAGAGTCGGACGAGGATGGCCTCGTCAAGATTCTCGACGTGCCCGGCAACGTGGCCGTGATGGTGCGCTACCAAGGAATGGTGTCCGTCTACATCGCCTCCATTCCGCTGGGCGTGGCCGTCACGCAAATGCCCGCCGAGAAGAACTTTGTCGATGCGCTCGTCTTTTCCAACCTGAAGCAGGTGGGCGTTCCACCGTCCCCAGTCAGCGAGGATGCCACGTTTCTCCGTCGCGTCTCGCTGGATATCGCTGGCCGCTTACCTACGGTGGAAGAAACGACTGCATTCCTCTCGAGCACGGAGTCGGACAAGCGCGACCGGCTGATTGAGTCGCTGCTGAGCAGCCCGGACTATGCGGACTACTTCGCCAACAAGTGGACCGCGCTCCTTCGGAACAAGCGAGATGACACCAGCGACATCACGGCAAACTTCGCCTTCCACTCCTGGGTGCGCGACGGTCTCTTGGCGAACAAGCCTTATGACCAGATGGTGCGTGAGCTACTGGCTGCGACCGGGACGATCGCGGATAACCCGGCCGTGGCCTGGTACAAGCGGGTCCTAGAGCCTCAACAGCAGCTCGAAGACGTGGCGCAGCTCTTCCTCGGCGTGCGAATGCAATGCGCACAATGCCACCATCATCCATTCGAGCGATGGAGCCAGAATGACTACTACAGTCTCGGGGCATTCTTCAGCCGAGTCGGACGGAAGCCGACCTCAACTCGTGGCGAGGACGTGATCTTTCACAAGCGCGGCATGGCCCAGTTGGAGAACAAGAAGACGAAGATCCCGGTCAAACCCGCAGTACTGGGAGGGCAGGCTCTGGCGATCGGCCAGGACGAGGATCCGCGTCTGAAACTGGCCGATTGGATGAGCGACAAGTCGAATCCTTTCTTCGCGAAGTCGTTGGTGAATCGCTACTGGAAGCACTTCTTCAAGCGGGGCCTCGTCGAGCCCGAGGACGACATCCGAGAAACGAACCCGGCGACGAATCCCGAGCTTTTGGATGCCTTGGCCAACCACTTCGTCGCCAGCGGCTACGACCTGAAGGCCGTGGTCCGCGTGATCACCCAATCGCAGACGTACCAGTTGAGCGCGATGCCCAACGCATCCAATGGCATCGATCGACAGAACTTCTCGCACTACTATCCCAAGCGACTGCAAGCCGAGGTGCTGCTGGATGCGCTCGACCGGCTCACCGGCTCAGTCACCGACTTCGCCGATCTGCCTCCCGGCACGCGCGCGATCTCGCTTCCCGACAACAGCTACAACCGAAGTTCGCCATTCTTGCAGGTCTTCGGCAGGCCCGAGGGGGCGAGCGTTTGCGAGTGCGAGCGGGTCCAGTCGCCGAGTCTGGCGCAGAGCCTGCATCTGATGAACGCGGCCGATGTGAAGTCGAAACTCAACACGCCCGGCGGACGCGCGGACCTCTTGTCGAAATCGAACAAGCCGGAGTCCGAGAAGGTGCGAGAACTCTACCTGGCCGCCTATTCGCGCGAGCCGCGTGCTGAGGAGATCAAGGTGGCCGAGGCGTATCTCGCCAAGGTGCGGGTCGACTCGCAAGGCAATCCGATCGAGCCCGAAAGGGCCAAACGCGATGCCTATGAAGACCTGCTCTGGGCGATTATCAACACCAAAGAGTACCTCTACAATCACTAA
- a CDS encoding DUF1501 domain-containing protein, which translates to MPNPGGIHPLNRAVSRRRLLQFGVPAFGMGLADVLRARAVARTNIPSSSARKRSLIVFWTHGGLSQQDTYDMKPDAPAQFRGPYRPIPTTAPGVFVTERFPRQAQVMDRLSLVRSVQHGNAIHAPSAHWMQTGYFGPTLARNAPQKPSFGSVIARAAGPRSPEMPAYVTIPKSEAFGYQGSLYLGAASQPFEVGADPNSADFRVANLALPDGLTLDAVRSRSAALREFDSLRRDIDTSGVLKGLDAFKTQALEMVTGDHVRRAFDIREEDPRLRDRYGRHLYGQGALLARRLIEAGSTCVTVNTGYWDHHTDIEKNLEEHLTPLDQAIATLVEDLDQRGMLDDVLILCAGEFGRTPIINGNAGRDHWANCFTVVLGGGGLNGGRIVGASESRGGDVRERPVSPQDVLATIYRSLDIPLDLHFPDASGRPVSIVGAGKPIEELF; encoded by the coding sequence ATGCCGAACCCCGGCGGAATCCACCCTTTGAATCGTGCGGTCAGCCGGCGCCGGCTGCTCCAATTCGGCGTTCCGGCGTTCGGGATGGGCCTTGCCGACGTCCTTAGAGCACGGGCGGTCGCACGGACGAACATCCCGTCATCGTCCGCGCGTAAGCGGTCGCTGATCGTCTTCTGGACACACGGTGGCTTAAGTCAGCAAGATACCTACGATATGAAGCCGGACGCCCCGGCACAGTTTCGCGGGCCGTATCGACCGATCCCGACCACTGCCCCCGGAGTTTTCGTCACGGAGCGGTTCCCCCGCCAGGCGCAGGTCATGGACCGCCTCTCCCTGGTCCGGTCTGTCCAGCATGGCAACGCGATCCACGCCCCCTCCGCGCACTGGATGCAGACCGGCTATTTCGGTCCGACCCTGGCACGCAACGCGCCCCAGAAGCCTTCGTTCGGCTCGGTGATCGCCCGTGCCGCCGGGCCCCGATCGCCAGAGATGCCCGCGTATGTGACGATCCCTAAATCGGAAGCCTTCGGCTATCAGGGTTCCCTCTATCTGGGGGCGGCGAGCCAGCCATTTGAGGTCGGGGCCGACCCTAACTCGGCCGATTTTCGGGTCGCCAATCTTGCACTTCCTGATGGTCTTACGCTCGACGCGGTACGGTCTCGGTCCGCCGCACTTCGGGAGTTCGACTCCCTTAGACGCGACATCGACACCAGCGGCGTCCTGAAAGGTCTTGATGCCTTCAAAACGCAGGCACTTGAGATGGTCACCGGCGACCATGTCCGTCGAGCATTCGACATCCGGGAGGAAGATCCGCGCCTGCGCGATCGCTACGGCCGCCACCTCTACGGCCAAGGTGCCCTGCTGGCCCGCCGCCTGATCGAAGCGGGGAGTACGTGCGTTACTGTGAACACGGGCTACTGGGACCATCACACCGACATCGAGAAGAACCTCGAAGAGCACCTGACTCCCCTCGACCAAGCCATCGCCACCCTCGTGGAAGACCTCGATCAGCGCGGAATGCTCGACGACGTTCTGATCCTCTGCGCCGGCGAATTCGGACGCACGCCAATCATCAACGGCAATGCAGGACGCGATCACTGGGCCAACTGTTTCACGGTCGTCCTCGGCGGCGGTGGCCTGAACGGCGGGCGAATCGTCGGCGCCAGCGAGTCGCGTGGGGGAGACGTGAGGGAGCGACCGGTGAGCCCGCAGGACGTACTGGCCACGATCTATCGATCCCTCGACATCCCGCTCGACCTCCACTTCCCCGACGCCTCGGGACGGCCAGTCTCTATCGTCGGGGCGGGTAAACCGATCGAGGAACTCTTCTGA
- a CDS encoding DUF1549 and DUF1553 domain-containing protein, whose product MNDPDRRAISRTYLTQGAAGWLVVFSALLGLPAWQALGGEPSIGLRVAFTTDVSPLLTKFGCNSGGCHGKDTGQNGFKLSLLGYEPAEDYEAMVLEARGRRIFPASPEGSLILLKATGIVPHGGGRLITPDSEDYGVLRRWVEQGAPPPRHDDPVVQRVEIEPGDSVLSRNVRVSLRVRASLSDGSTRDVTRLALFESNEPDVAEVSASGEIQTKDRGGLFAVMVRYGDQFGVFHGTVPYHTPKSFASTSEAEQGGTWVDRLLRQQWRRLGIEPSPPADDATFLRRASLDICGTIPTPEEVRTYLVDARPDKRARLIDRLLERPEYASLFGLKWADILKNRGGGYSTSQQRAGTTLFAAWIREAVGSNMPYDRFASEILTAVGSQENNPPTVWYRSVRTSQDYVESISQAFLGVRVQCAQCHHHPAERWSQDDYYGLAAVFARVGRKGGFADAEVPTNQTIFVASEGRVKNPRTKRTMTPRPLGGPEFSVGPYDDPRASLAHWMTDPGNPFFARTMANRIWGHFFGRGLIHPIDDARSTNPPSHPELLDTLARDFARSGYDIKHLIRVCCNSEAYASSAEPNGTNGEDHQTFARFYPKRLQAEVLLDAFSDALGVATEFAGSPGKFPAGTRALDLPDETVPSTFLDVFGRPARSSACECERVDEASLGQALALIGSPILEQKLKAKDGLPTRMANDVRLVAEVVDDLFVRVLGRPARPGEVVKARRFLESGADRRDAFESLVWSLLVSAEFLFNH is encoded by the coding sequence ATGAACGACCCGGATCGAAGGGCCATTTCGAGAACGTACCTGACACAGGGCGCGGCGGGATGGCTCGTCGTCTTCTCGGCGTTGCTCGGACTGCCGGCTTGGCAAGCTCTTGGTGGTGAACCCTCGATCGGCCTGCGAGTCGCATTCACCACCGACGTGAGCCCGTTACTCACGAAGTTTGGTTGCAACAGCGGCGGGTGTCATGGCAAGGACACCGGCCAGAATGGCTTCAAGCTCTCGCTGCTCGGTTACGAGCCCGCTGAAGATTATGAGGCGATGGTCCTCGAGGCGCGCGGACGGCGGATCTTCCCCGCGTCGCCCGAGGGGAGCCTGATACTTCTCAAGGCAACCGGGATCGTCCCCCACGGCGGCGGGCGACTCATCACACCGGATTCGGAGGACTATGGCGTCCTACGTCGCTGGGTCGAACAGGGAGCACCACCCCCTCGTCACGACGATCCTGTCGTCCAGCGTGTCGAAATCGAACCTGGCGACTCCGTATTGTCGAGGAATGTCCGCGTGTCTCTGCGGGTGCGGGCGTCGCTCTCCGACGGCTCGACCCGTGACGTGACCCGTCTGGCGCTGTTTGAGTCGAACGAGCCCGATGTGGCAGAGGTAAGCGCCTCGGGAGAGATCCAGACGAAGGATCGTGGCGGCCTCTTCGCCGTGATGGTTCGTTACGGCGACCAGTTCGGCGTGTTCCATGGAACCGTGCCATATCACACCCCGAAATCGTTTGCCTCGACGTCCGAGGCAGAGCAGGGCGGGACGTGGGTTGACCGGCTCTTGCGACAGCAGTGGCGGCGCCTGGGCATTGAGCCGTCGCCGCCTGCCGATGACGCGACTTTCCTCCGTCGCGCAAGCCTGGACATCTGCGGCACGATTCCGACGCCCGAGGAAGTTCGCACCTACCTTGTCGATGCCCGCCCCGACAAGCGAGCCAGATTGATCGATCGCCTCCTTGAACGACCCGAGTACGCCAGCCTGTTCGGCCTTAAGTGGGCTGACATCCTTAAGAATCGAGGCGGCGGTTATTCTACCAGTCAACAGCGAGCCGGCACGACCCTCTTTGCTGCCTGGATTCGCGAGGCGGTAGGGTCGAACATGCCCTATGACCGCTTCGCCTCCGAGATCCTCACGGCCGTCGGCAGCCAGGAGAATAACCCTCCGACGGTCTGGTATCGATCGGTGCGTACATCGCAGGATTATGTCGAATCGATCTCCCAGGCCTTCCTCGGCGTCCGCGTGCAGTGTGCTCAGTGTCACCACCATCCCGCCGAGCGCTGGAGTCAAGACGACTACTACGGTCTGGCTGCGGTCTTCGCCCGCGTTGGGCGCAAGGGAGGGTTTGCCGACGCGGAGGTCCCCACCAATCAAACGATCTTCGTGGCGTCGGAGGGTCGGGTTAAGAATCCCCGCACGAAGCGAACGATGACCCCCCGCCCGCTGGGCGGGCCGGAGTTCTCAGTAGGTCCGTACGACGATCCTCGTGCGAGCCTGGCGCACTGGATGACCGACCCGGGAAATCCCTTCTTCGCCCGCACGATGGCCAACCGGATCTGGGGCCACTTCTTCGGCCGGGGACTGATCCACCCGATCGATGATGCCAGAAGCACGAATCCGCCGAGTCACCCCGAGCTGCTCGACACTCTGGCCCGCGATTTTGCCCGGAGCGGCTACGACATCAAGCACCTGATCCGAGTCTGCTGCAACTCCGAAGCCTATGCCTCGAGCGCGGAGCCGAACGGGACCAATGGGGAAGACCATCAGACGTTCGCCCGTTTTTATCCCAAACGCCTCCAGGCCGAGGTGCTCCTGGATGCGTTCAGTGACGCCCTCGGTGTCGCCACCGAGTTCGCGGGCAGCCCGGGCAAGTTCCCGGCGGGGACTCGAGCACTCGACCTGCCCGACGAGACGGTACCAAGCACATTCCTCGACGTATTCGGCCGCCCTGCTCGCTCTTCGGCGTGCGAATGCGAACGTGTCGACGAGGCGTCACTCGGTCAGGCACTCGCGCTGATCGGCTCGCCGATCCTGGAACAAAAACTGAAGGCCAAGGACGGGCTGCCAACTCGCATGGCGAACGACGTTCGTCTTGTCGCGGAGGTCGTCGATGACCTGTTCGTTCGTGTCCTAGGCCGACCGGCGCGTCCCGGCGAGGTCGTGAAGGCTCGGCGGTTCCTTGAGTCCGGGGCGGATCGCCGCGACGCGTTCGAGTCGCTGGTCTGGTCGCTGCTGGTTTCCGCCGAGTTTCTGTTCAATCATTGA
- a CDS encoding LamG domain-containing protein, which yields MRWKLLLSLLFVGVPALAEDRGLIAHWNFSGDTNDTSGHGNHGRAFSVDLTSPGPDGSPRGAARFDGKSSYLEVPANPSLNLGKSDFTLATWVQTEESLDDVLGDLVSKYDPVARRGLNWCIKSGAGSTNSQANDRNVHLGIDSGTEPVWTDRGRPGNAVYVIAMAVHDGKLFVGTCEVGPGEAGHVYRYDGGSRWVDCGRPDSSNAVTSLAAHGGKLYAGTGRYRLAGSALPESTNANLGGKIARYDGDGNWADCGRLPDTEAVGGMVVFRGELYASSLYKPAGFFRYQGGDKWQRSPLPDDGRRVVALGVYNGHLYAGSYDTCSVSRFDGKTWKSFPALETSGQTYSFEVFAGELYVGTWPNGRVFRLDRGERWISAGRLGEELEVMGMAVHNGKLYGGTLPLAEVYRLDDDTRWTKTGRLDLTPDASYRRAWSMAIFDGRLFCGTLPSGRVHALEVGQSLTLDRALEPGWKHLSAVRQGGRLSLYVDGTQVASSSLQGPPLDLTNQSPMRIGFGMHDYFRGSLSDLRVYNRAISAAEIAALAKRGDVTTLP from the coding sequence ATGCGCTGGAAACTACTGCTGTCGCTACTTTTCGTTGGTGTGCCCGCCTTAGCAGAGGACCGCGGCCTGATTGCTCACTGGAATTTCTCCGGCGATACAAATGACACCTCGGGACATGGCAACCACGGACGGGCCTTCTCGGTCGACCTGACCTCGCCCGGCCCCGATGGATCCCCTCGCGGCGCGGCGAGGTTCGATGGGAAGTCGTCCTATCTCGAAGTCCCTGCGAATCCCTCGCTGAACCTCGGCAAAAGCGACTTCACACTCGCCACCTGGGTGCAAACAGAAGAATCGCTCGATGATGTCCTGGGCGATTTGGTGAGCAAATACGACCCCGTCGCCCGACGCGGGCTGAACTGGTGCATTAAAAGCGGAGCCGGATCGACGAACAGTCAGGCCAACGACCGCAATGTCCATCTCGGCATCGACAGCGGCACCGAGCCCGTCTGGACCGACCGCGGGCGGCCCGGCAATGCCGTCTACGTCATAGCAATGGCGGTCCACGACGGGAAGCTGTTCGTGGGAACCTGTGAGGTCGGTCCGGGCGAGGCGGGACACGTCTACCGATACGACGGCGGGTCGAGGTGGGTCGACTGCGGTCGCCCCGACAGCAGCAATGCCGTCACCTCACTCGCTGCTCACGGCGGCAAGCTCTACGCCGGCACAGGTCGTTACCGCCTTGCGGGTTCTGCCTTGCCCGAGTCGACGAACGCGAATCTAGGCGGCAAGATCGCCCGCTACGACGGCGATGGAAACTGGGCCGACTGCGGCCGGCTGCCCGACACAGAAGCCGTGGGCGGTATGGTGGTCTTCCGCGGCGAGCTCTACGCCTCGTCCCTGTACAAGCCGGCCGGATTCTTTCGTTATCAGGGGGGCGACAAGTGGCAGAGAAGTCCCCTGCCCGACGACGGTCGCCGGGTCGTCGCCCTCGGAGTCTATAATGGACATCTTTACGCGGGGTCTTACGATACCTGCTCCGTCAGCCGATTTGACGGCAAGACCTGGAAATCCTTCCCCGCCCTGGAAACCTCCGGTCAGACGTATTCGTTCGAGGTTTTCGCGGGTGAACTCTATGTCGGGACCTGGCCTAACGGGCGAGTATTCCGGCTCGATCGAGGTGAACGCTGGATCTCAGCCGGCCGATTGGGTGAGGAGTTAGAAGTCATGGGAATGGCCGTCCACAACGGTAAACTTTATGGAGGCACGCTCCCGCTCGCGGAGGTCTATCGGCTCGACGACGACACCCGCTGGACCAAGACAGGCCGGCTCGACCTGACCCCCGACGCGAGCTACCGCCGGGCATGGTCGATGGCGATCTTCGACGGCCGCCTCTTTTGCGGAACACTCCCATCTGGGCGTGTCCACGCTCTGGAGGTCGGCCAGAGTCTGACACTCGACCGTGCGCTCGAACCTGGCTGGAAGCACCTCTCCGCCGTTCGCCAGGGAGGGAGGCTCTCACTTTACGTCGACGGAACACAAGTCGCGTCATCGTCCTTGCAGGGACCACCCCTGGATCTGACCAATCAATCTCCGATGCGAATCGGTTTCGGAATGCACGATTATTTCCGAGGCAGCCTGAGCGACCTGCGCGTGTATAACCGGGCAATCTCGGCAGCTGAGATCGCAGCCCTGGCGAAACGGGGTGACGTGACGACGCTGCCATGA
- a CDS encoding transposase, with translation MASSDQGGHPAVGRAERLTLALDDTPTKRYGPYVHRSGIHQNLAPGPSGSPYVDGHVFAVLGLLVAHGTWGTIALPLLARPYLRKKDLPAMDPKHRPAFRTNLELAVELIRWAKPWLGLLGKPIWVVAYGAYAKRDLLKPAAALVMTVVSRLRKDAVLRNLPGSKPAGKRGWLRTYGEGKIDLAKRGGQRRDWSSDTSDLYGDKEIKTYKTFQATWRPADGVFRVVLVDEPTGWRAYFCTDPTETVADILGMATDWLSLEITFRECKQVVGAGQQQVRFIWANIGSFHLCLWTFTMTEAWAWGRKDKELVDRSASPWDSSARRPSHSDKRRACRGELLGEEIRAFLHPGTTEAEMRATGKRLLSLAA, from the coding sequence CTGGCGTCTTCTGACCAAGGTGGTCACCCCGCTGTTGGCCGGGCCGAGCGTCTGACGCTGGCCCTGGACGACACCCCGACGAAGAGATACGGGCCATACGTCCATAGGTCCGGCATCCACCAAAACCTGGCACCCGGCCCATCCGGCTCGCCTTATGTCGATGGGCACGTCTTCGCCGTCCTCGGCCTGCTCGTCGCCCACGGGACCTGGGGCACGATCGCCCTGCCGCTGCTGGCCCGGCCGTACCTCCGCAAGAAAGACCTACCGGCCATGGACCCGAAGCATCGGCCGGCCTTCCGCACCAACCTGGAGTTGGCCGTCGAGCTGATCCGTTGGGCCAAGCCCTGGCTCGGCCTGCTCGGCAAGCCGATCTGGGTGGTGGCCTACGGGGCATATGCCAAGCGGGACCTCCTCAAGCCGGCGGCGGCCCTGGTGATGACCGTCGTTAGTCGTCTTCGCAAGGACGCAGTCCTGCGGAACTTGCCCGGCTCCAAGCCGGCGGGGAAGCGAGGCTGGCTACGAACCTACGGAGAGGGCAAGATTGACCTGGCCAAGCGGGGTGGCCAGCGGCGCGACTGGTCGTCCGACACGTCCGACCTGTACGGCGATAAGGAGATCAAGACGTACAAGACGTTCCAGGCGACCTGGAGGCCGGCCGACGGCGTGTTCCGGGTGGTGCTAGTGGACGAGCCGACCGGCTGGCGGGCGTACTTCTGCACCGATCCCACGGAGACCGTGGCCGACATCCTGGGCATGGCGACCGATTGGCTCAGCCTGGAGATCACCTTCCGCGAGTGCAAGCAGGTCGTGGGAGCGGGCCAGCAGCAGGTGCGGTTCATCTGGGCGAATATCGGGTCGTTCCACCTCTGCCTGTGGACGTTCACGATGACCGAGGCATGGGCTTGGGGCCGCAAGGACAAGGAGTTGGTGGACCGATCGGCCTCGCCATGGGACAGTTCGGCGCGTCGCCCGAGCCACTCGGATAAGCGGAGGGCCTGCCGCGGTGAATTGCTGGGCGAAGAGATTCGTGCGTTTCTACACCCGGGGACTACCGAGGCCGAAATGCGGGCGACCGGCAAAAGGCTGCTTAGCTTGGCCGCGTGA